One segment of Haliotis asinina isolate JCU_RB_2024 chromosome 12, JCU_Hal_asi_v2, whole genome shotgun sequence DNA contains the following:
- the LOC137257441 gene encoding probable G-protein coupled receptor 139 — MSTAGPEMDAKPNMSVKTLLASIRHLSQEEKIHLFNLMGVTSEEDLNYLVYGIEEDQLAGQYPEYHVHKILLIYIPPILLILGTFGNVFSFLIMRHKAMTRLSTYIFLAALSVADSMVLLIGLMRQWLGELTGYDIRDQANWLCKATIILGYISSNTSVWIIVAVTIERFIVVCYPLKAQRFCNVARAKKTISGLVVIFLLINIHFVWTAGLNETNIQDNLLPQCDASDGHQFLVSVVWPWVDALIYCFLPFILISIFNVLIICKVAHAAGGRESLQNGCLQLRNRCKGNNNLRLTIMLLTVSFTFLLTTLPMNISIIASDFLNTNGHDNAVMSKFRLVRTISQLLMYLNHSINFFLYCATGQKFRNEVIRMFCGKNNNTLSIADHSQHLFCSRGCPHVSNAYVDARKSTEEIEM, encoded by the coding sequence ATGAGCACTGCAGGGCCAGAGATGGATGCTAAACCGAACATGTCTGTGAAGACTCTGTTGGCCTCTATTCGGCATCTATCTCAAGAGGAGAAGATACATTTATTCAACCTCATGGGTGTCACGAGTGAGGAAGATCTGAATTATTTAGTTTACGGAATAGAAGAAGACCAATTGGCTGGGCAATATCCAGAGTACCATGTTCACAAaattttattgatatatataCCGCCAATTCTTTTAATACTTGGCACCTTTGGCAACGTATTCTCATTCCTAATCATGCGTCATAAAGCCATGACGCGTTTGTCCACCTACATATTCCTAGCTGCTTTGTCAGTAGCCGATTCTATGGTTTTATTGATCGGACTAATGCGACAGTGGCTCGGGGAACTCACAGGTTATGACATCAGAGACCAGGCTAACTGGTTGTGCAAGGCTACAATTATTCTAGGATATATTTCCAGTAACACCTCTGTATGGATCATCGTCGCCGTGACCATAGAAAGATTCATTGTTGTTTGCTATCCATTGAAAGCCCAAAGATTTTGTAATGTGGCTCGGGCAAAAAAGACCATAAGTGGACTTGTTGTCATTTTTCTTCTCATTAACATTCATTTTGTATGGACAGCTGGCCTAAACGAAACAAATATTCAGGACAATCTTCTTCCGCAATGTGACGCAAGTGATGGTCATCAGTTCCTTGTATCAGTAGTTTGGCCTTGGGTTGACGCCCTCATATACTGTTTCCTTCCTTTCATCCTTATCAGCATATTTAATGTCCTTATCATCTGTAAAGTTGCACATGCGGCCGGTGGGAGAGAAAGTTTACAAAACGGTTGTCTACAACTCAGGAACAGATGCAAGGGAAACAACAACCTACGCCTGACAATCATGCTCCTAACTGTGTCCTTCACCTTCCTCCTCACCACTCTCCCAATGAACATAAGCATTATTGCCTCAGATTTTTTGAATACCAATGGGCACGATAACGCAGTCATGTCCAAGTTTCGTCTTGTCCGCACGATATCACAGTTGCTCATGTATCTTAATCACTCTATCAATTTCTTCCTGTATTGCGCAACAGGACAAAAATTCCGCAACGAGGTCATCAGAATGTTTTGtggcaaaaacaacaacacattgTCTATCGCCGACCACAGCCAGCACCTATTTTGTTCCAGAGGATGTCCCCACGTCAGTAATGCATACGTTGACGCCAGGAAGAGCACGGAAGAGATAGAGATGTAG